A window from Actimicrobium sp. CCC2.4 encodes these proteins:
- the cpaB gene encoding Flp pilus assembly protein CpaB, protein MNVPSLGNFKPEKTWLVLGVALTIGVGAALLARSFLSDQIASIEARSKGPTTPVVVAKGDLTKGTVLSADNVAVREIPREFAHSASVFPDQFARIDGQPIAYGLKSGESVMWGLMEGKKVPTFSARLEAGHRAMTVPVDEINSISGLLEPGDSIDLIVTVDHSGKKITFPLLQAVQVMATGQRAVDDPRTGERRQFSTVTLNTTPEQAQNVIVAREAGKITALLRNPADQAPMAGTRGDLAALLGLQTGRLRPDRVIPVLYGGSGKLVPESLQLGGQSRAEANPVSDPMQAGLDTLQKMKQPPVMPVVPAVPAAPAARPPAPPPYP, encoded by the coding sequence ATGAACGTCCCTTCCCTCGGCAACTTCAAACCCGAAAAAACCTGGCTGGTCCTTGGCGTCGCCCTGACCATCGGCGTAGGCGCAGCCTTGCTGGCACGCAGTTTTCTGAGTGACCAGATCGCCAGCATCGAAGCGCGCAGCAAGGGGCCGACGACACCGGTTGTTGTTGCCAAGGGCGATCTGACCAAGGGGACGGTGCTCAGCGCCGATAACGTCGCCGTACGCGAGATCCCCCGTGAGTTTGCGCATTCGGCGTCGGTGTTCCCGGATCAGTTTGCCCGCATCGACGGTCAGCCCATTGCTTACGGGCTGAAGTCCGGCGAATCGGTGATGTGGGGGCTGATGGAAGGCAAGAAGGTGCCGACGTTTTCAGCCCGTCTGGAGGCCGGCCATCGTGCCATGACGGTGCCGGTCGATGAAATCAATTCGATCTCCGGCCTGCTCGAACCCGGCGACAGCATCGACCTGATCGTCACCGTCGACCATAGCGGCAAGAAGATCACATTCCCGCTGCTGCAAGCGGTGCAGGTGATGGCCACCGGCCAACGTGCCGTTGACGACCCGCGCACCGGCGAGCGCCGGCAATTCAGTACGGTAACGCTCAATACGACACCCGAGCAGGCACAGAACGTCATCGTCGCGCGTGAAGCAGGCAAGATCACCGCCTTGCTGCGCAATCCCGCGGATCAGGCACCGATGGCGGGTACCCGCGGCGACCTTGCGGCATTGCTCGGTTTGCAGACCGGACGATTGCGTCCGGACCGGGTGATCCCGGTGCTCTACGGCGGGAGCGGCAAGCTGGTGCCGGAGTCGTTGCAATTGGGCGGACAGTCCAGGGCAGAGGCCAATCCGGTGTCCGACCCGATGCAGGCTGGCCTCGATACGCTACAAAAAATGAAGCAGCCGCCGGTCATGCCAGTAGTACCAGCAGTACCAGCAGCGCCGGCAGCGAGACCGCCAGCACCGCCGCCATATCCCTGA
- a CDS encoding ProQ/FinO family protein: MTSPTTAPNPVQAARALLKELQQTFPAFRDCLPLAIGIDKQLIARQPELPRKILRIALGQHTNSLRYLKTVEKATHRHDLDGLPGDALTDEHRLRATTLLKERFKKEADQRKAVRAKEEEARLADEAARLHTEKLSQLAAKFAK, from the coding sequence ATGACTTCTCCGACCACTGCCCCCAATCCCGTCCAGGCTGCGCGCGCGCTGCTGAAAGAACTCCAGCAAACTTTCCCTGCATTCCGTGATTGTTTGCCGCTAGCTATCGGCATCGACAAGCAGCTTATTGCGCGTCAGCCCGAATTGCCGCGCAAGATACTGCGCATCGCGCTGGGTCAGCACACCAACTCATTGCGGTATCTCAAGACAGTCGAAAAGGCCACCCACCGCCACGACCTCGACGGCTTGCCCGGTGATGCGCTGACCGATGAACACCGTCTGCGGGCGACCACCTTGCTCAAGGAACGCTTCAAGAAAGAAGCCGACCAGCGCAAGGCAGTGCGCGCCAAAGAAGAAGAAGCGCGCCTGGCCGACGAGGCAGCGCGTCTGCATACCGAAAAGCTGAGCCAGTTGGCCGCCAAATTTGCCAAGTAA
- a CDS encoding DHA2 family efflux MFS transporter permease subunit, which yields MATANTPARPALPPLQGSQLVVGTIALSLAVFMNVLDSSIANVSIPAISGDLGVSPQQGTWVITSFAVANAISVPLTGWLTMRVGQVKLFVTSILLFVIASILCGLAPSIELLIAARVLQGAVAGPMIPLSQALLLSSYPPAKSGMALAFWGMTTLVAPIMGPLLGGWISDNYTWPWIFYINIPIGLFAAWATWSIYHKRETAIRHLPIDKVGLVLLVLWVGALQLMLDKGKELDWFNSGEIILLGSIAVVAFIYFVIWELGEDHPVVDLSLFKGRNFTGGVIAISVGYGLFFGSLVILPLWLQTQLSYTATEAGKVMAPVGVLAILMSPLIGKMMPKVDARWVATAGFLIFALVFAMRSRFNVDVDPITLIIPTFIQGAAMAMFFIPLTSIILSGLSPDKIPAAAGLSNFVRIMFGGIGTSITSTVWDSRTALHHAQLAEHTSAQSPAFAQAVQGLTAQGLSEQGAYAVIERTMSVQASTMAATDIFWISSILFLALISLVWMTKRSNSAAPADGGGAH from the coding sequence ATGGCAACCGCGAACACACCCGCACGACCGGCGTTACCGCCACTGCAAGGCAGTCAGCTTGTCGTGGGCACGATCGCCCTGTCGCTGGCGGTATTCATGAATGTGCTCGATTCGTCGATTGCCAATGTCTCGATTCCTGCGATTTCCGGCGATCTCGGTGTCTCGCCGCAACAGGGCACCTGGGTCATCACGTCCTTCGCGGTCGCCAATGCGATTTCGGTTCCGCTGACCGGTTGGCTGACCATGCGCGTCGGCCAGGTCAAACTGTTCGTGACCTCGATTCTGCTGTTCGTCATCGCATCCATCCTGTGCGGCTTGGCACCGAGCATCGAACTGCTGATCGCGGCCCGCGTGCTGCAAGGCGCGGTAGCCGGCCCGATGATTCCGCTGTCGCAAGCCTTGCTGTTATCGAGTTATCCGCCTGCCAAGAGCGGCATGGCGCTCGCGTTCTGGGGCATGACCACGCTGGTGGCTCCGATCATGGGGCCGCTGCTGGGCGGATGGATTTCTGATAATTACACCTGGCCCTGGATTTTTTACATCAACATTCCGATCGGACTATTCGCTGCCTGGGCGACCTGGTCGATCTATCACAAACGCGAAACTGCGATCCGGCACTTACCGATCGACAAGGTCGGGCTGGTGCTGCTGGTGCTCTGGGTCGGCGCGTTGCAACTGATGCTCGACAAGGGCAAGGAACTCGACTGGTTCAATTCCGGCGAAATCATCTTGCTCGGCTCGATCGCCGTCGTCGCGTTCATTTACTTCGTTATCTGGGAGCTGGGCGAGGACCATCCGGTGGTCGACCTGTCGCTGTTCAAGGGGCGCAATTTTACCGGTGGCGTGATTGCCATTTCGGTGGGCTACGGTTTGTTCTTCGGCAGTCTGGTGATCCTGCCGCTCTGGTTGCAAACCCAGTTGTCCTACACCGCCACCGAAGCCGGCAAAGTGATGGCACCGGTCGGCGTGCTCGCCATCCTGATGTCGCCGCTCATCGGCAAGATGATGCCCAAGGTCGATGCGCGCTGGGTGGCCACCGCCGGCTTCCTGATCTTCGCGCTGGTGTTCGCCATGCGCTCACGCTTCAATGTCGACGTCGATCCGATCACGCTGATCATCCCGACCTTCATCCAGGGCGCAGCCATGGCCATGTTCTTTATCCCGCTGACGTCCATCATCCTGTCCGGCCTGTCGCCGGACAAAATCCCGGCCGCCGCGGGGCTGTCGAACTTCGTGCGCATCATGTTTGGCGGTATCGGCACTTCGATCACCTCGACCGTCTGGGACAGCCGGACCGCGCTACACCACGCGCAATTGGCCGAACATACCAGTGCCCAGAGTCCGGCTTTTGCCCAGGCGGTGCAGGGACTGACGGCGCAAGGCTTGTCGGAGCAGGGCGCGTATGCCGTCATCGAACGGACCATGAGCGTGCAGGCAAGCACGATGGCCGCGACGGATATTTTCTGGATATCGTCCATTTTGTTCCTGGCCCTGATCAGTCTGGTGTGGATGACCAAGCGATCCAACTCGGCAGCACCCGCCGACGGCGGTGGAGCACATTGA
- a CDS encoding HlyD family efflux transporter periplasmic adaptor subunit yields MNSPVTHPPAAVPVVTAPPRGKRRFLLLVMTGVLILLMIAYGIWWFIFASHFERTDDAYVAGNVVQVTSQIGGTVIAINADDTQRVQAGMALVLLDPADANVALDQATAQLAQAVREVRTLFVNNGALNANITSRNSELERARNDLARRQELIGSGAVSKEELAHARTALQSAESAAVAAREQLASNRVLTDQTSVAQHPTVLRAAAQVQAAYLATARTTLPAPIAGYVAKRSVQVGQRVAAGTPLLSIVPLDSLWVDANFKEVQIDRMRIGQPVTLHSDVYGAKANYHGKVLGLSAGTGSAFALLPTQNASGNWIKVVQRVPVRISLDPAELAERPLRLGVSMQVEVDIADHAGTSLTASGSTRSAPVYQTAAFDKAGSDGHLLISRIIAENSAAVTPAKR; encoded by the coding sequence ATGAACTCACCTGTCACCCACCCACCTGCTGCTGTTCCGGTCGTCACGGCACCACCGCGCGGCAAGCGTCGCTTTCTGTTACTGGTCATGACCGGCGTACTGATCCTGCTGATGATTGCCTACGGTATCTGGTGGTTCATTTTTGCCAGTCATTTCGAGCGTACCGATGACGCCTACGTGGCGGGGAACGTGGTGCAGGTCACCTCACAGATCGGCGGGACGGTCATTGCGATCAATGCCGACGATACCCAGCGGGTTCAGGCCGGCATGGCGCTGGTGCTGCTCGACCCGGCCGATGCGAATGTCGCGCTGGATCAGGCCACGGCGCAGCTGGCGCAGGCCGTGCGCGAAGTGCGCACGCTGTTCGTCAATAATGGCGCGCTCAATGCCAACATCACCTCGCGTAACAGCGAGCTCGAACGGGCGCGTAATGACCTGGCGCGGCGGCAGGAACTGATCGGCTCCGGTGCGGTGTCGAAAGAAGAACTCGCCCACGCCCGCACCGCGCTGCAAAGTGCCGAGTCGGCCGCCGTCGCAGCCCGCGAACAGCTGGCCTCGAATCGCGTGCTGACCGACCAGACGTCGGTGGCGCAGCATCCGACCGTACTGCGCGCCGCCGCCCAGGTGCAGGCCGCTTACCTGGCTACCGCCCGCACAACGCTGCCGGCACCGATCGCCGGCTATGTTGCGAAGCGTTCGGTGCAAGTCGGCCAGCGGGTTGCCGCCGGCACGCCGCTGCTGTCCATCGTACCGCTCGACAGTTTGTGGGTAGATGCCAACTTCAAGGAAGTCCAGATCGACCGGATGCGCATCGGCCAGCCGGTGACCTTGCATTCGGATGTGTATGGCGCGAAGGCGAATTACCACGGCAAGGTGCTTGGCCTGTCGGCCGGTACCGGCTCGGCGTTCGCGCTGCTGCCGACGCAAAATGCCAGCGGCAACTGGATCAAGGTGGTCCAGCGCGTGCCGGTACGCATTTCGCTGGACCCTGCCGAACTGGCAGAACGACCGCTACGGCTCGGCGTCTCGATGCAGGTCGAGGTGGATATTGCCGACCATGCCGGCACCTCGCTGACCGCGTCAGGCAGCACGCGCTCCGCACCGGTCTACCAGACCGCTGCCTTCGACAAGGCCGGCAGCGATGGCCATTTGCTGATCAGCCGCATCATTGCTGAAAACAGCGCGGCCGTTACACCTGCCAAGCGCTGA
- a CDS encoding efflux transporter outer membrane subunit, with the protein MMTIFFRNFSALAVLARTLLSAALLSAGLSACVSSGDIRSTARSRSPAELASAITLPGQGGQWPAMDWPTSLGGPALQSLVDEALATNPTLQVSATRIAAAQALADATRAAAGPAVGGSFTSTYQRYTENGIVPPPLAGALRSDNQLAMSLSYDLDFWGRHAAELRAVLAQGKAIEAEQYSARLMLASAVARSWLGMHRQVEQLDLIARQQAVRLQLDDLTARRIAAGLDNQSDKQIGQVQLQNLRTEQAQWQEALALSRNQLAALLGQGPDRGLTIALPQIMPVTARPLPDALPLALLGRRADIVAARWHVEALQGEIDTARTDFYPNINLAAFAGLSSLGLPNLISSGSAIAGIGPAIRLPIFEGGALRARLKGKIAGYDAAVATYNQTLTDALHDVADQVQSLRGAALQQEHQRLAVQAAGNVLRLSEQRQRVGTANQLQVLASEAALLQQRRTELDVSLRLSDLRISLIKALGGGFDAAASGLVAPVVPSSEIPLIVKAAS; encoded by the coding sequence ATGATGACCATTTTTTTCCGTAATTTTTCTGCTCTGGCGGTGCTCGCCAGAACGCTGCTCAGTGCCGCGCTGCTATCGGCAGGATTGTCTGCCTGTGTCAGTTCCGGTGATATCCGCAGCACCGCGCGGTCGCGTTCTCCTGCCGAACTGGCCAGCGCCATCACCTTGCCGGGGCAGGGCGGGCAGTGGCCGGCGATGGATTGGCCAACCAGCCTGGGCGGGCCTGCCTTGCAGTCGCTGGTCGATGAAGCGTTGGCCACTAATCCCACTTTGCAAGTCAGCGCGACCCGGATCGCCGCGGCGCAAGCGCTCGCCGACGCCACGCGTGCGGCTGCCGGTCCGGCCGTGGGTGGCAGCTTTACCAGCACCTACCAGCGCTACACTGAAAATGGCATCGTTCCTCCACCGCTGGCAGGCGCACTCCGGTCCGATAACCAGTTAGCAATGAGCTTGTCGTACGACCTGGATTTCTGGGGTCGTCATGCTGCCGAATTGCGCGCGGTGCTGGCGCAGGGCAAGGCCATCGAAGCCGAGCAATACAGCGCGCGCCTGATGCTGGCCAGCGCGGTGGCGCGCAGCTGGTTGGGGATGCATCGGCAGGTTGAACAACTCGACCTGATCGCGCGACAACAGGCCGTACGCCTGCAACTCGATGACCTGACGGCGCGCCGCATCGCCGCCGGTCTCGACAACCAGAGCGACAAGCAGATCGGCCAGGTCCAGCTGCAAAATCTACGAACCGAGCAAGCGCAATGGCAGGAAGCGCTGGCGCTGAGTCGCAATCAGTTGGCGGCGCTGCTGGGGCAAGGACCGGACCGCGGACTGACGATTGCCCTGCCACAGATCATGCCGGTGACGGCACGGCCACTGCCGGACGCCTTGCCGCTCGCCTTGCTCGGTCGTCGTGCTGACATCGTCGCGGCACGCTGGCATGTCGAAGCGCTGCAGGGCGAGATCGATACGGCACGCACCGACTTCTACCCGAACATCAATCTGGCGGCGTTTGCCGGCCTGTCCAGCCTCGGCTTGCCCAACCTGATCAGCAGTGGCAGCGCCATCGCCGGCATCGGCCCTGCCATCCGCTTGCCGATCTTTGAGGGCGGTGCGCTGCGCGCCCGTCTCAAAGGCAAGATCGCCGGTTACGACGCTGCGGTCGCGACCTATAACCAGACATTGACCGATGCCTTGCACGACGTCGCCGATCAGGTCCAGTCATTGCGCGGCGCAGCCTTGCAACAAGAACACCAGCGCCTGGCGGTGCAAGCGGCCGGCAATGTACTGCGCTTGTCCGAGCAACGACAGCGCGTCGGTACGGCGAATCAGTTGCAGGTGCTGGCCTCCGAAGCAGCCTTGCTGCAGCAGCGCCGCACCGAGCTTGATGTCAGCCTGCGCTTGAGTGATTTGCGCATCAGCCTGATCAAGGCGCTCGGTGGCGGCTTTGATGCCGCAGCCAGCGGACTGGTTGCGCCAGTCGTCCCGTCTTCCGAAATTCCACTCATCGTCAAAGCGGCATCATGA
- a CDS encoding MarR family transcriptional regulator yields MSTASTPAPYIVEESVGYLLGRTRAQLAKSLDEALSSLGITHAQGGILLMLRSGRFDTASQLARELYIDAAAMTRMVDRLVKHSLVVRLPAGTDRRRLLLQLTAEGGVLADQLPAIYLAARERNFAGLSDEEMGFLRSLLRRVLLNGEAAESSR; encoded by the coding sequence GTGTCTACAGCTTCCACTCCTGCTCCCTACATTGTCGAAGAAAGCGTCGGCTATCTGCTTGGCCGCACGCGGGCGCAACTCGCCAAATCCCTTGATGAGGCCTTGAGCTCGCTGGGGATTACCCATGCACAGGGTGGCATCTTGTTGATGCTCAGGTCCGGACGTTTCGATACGGCATCGCAACTGGCGCGCGAGTTGTATATCGATGCGGCGGCAATGACGCGCATGGTTGACAGGCTGGTTAAACACTCCCTGGTCGTTCGCTTGCCAGCGGGTACCGACCGTCGAAGACTCCTGCTGCAACTCACCGCCGAGGGGGGGGTGCTGGCCGACCAGTTGCCGGCCATTTACCTGGCGGCACGCGAGCGCAACTTCGCTGGATTGAGCGATGAAGAAATGGGTTTCCTGCGCTCGCTGTTGCGGCGCGTCTTGCTTAACGGCGAAGCAGCAGAGTCGTCCAGATAG
- a CDS encoding excisionase family DNA-binding protein gives MPATEVCTTRHAAKILGISVTSVQQLVETGALTAWKTTGGHRRIPLNAVHAYKLSRATNGDTADELPAQTAKTSILIIQDGQQKRDFYEDQIASWNLNASMAFCSNGYQALMEITRSKPDILLADMPMDKAAGQELINTILTYPDLSDMHMAVVSNIEQESPASWAGLSDGVVFFSNPVNLDELRGYLRGCCAGQERVRRTAGRG, from the coding sequence ATGCCTGCTACCGAAGTATGTACGACACGTCATGCCGCCAAAATTCTGGGCATCTCCGTGACCTCGGTCCAGCAACTGGTTGAAACCGGGGCGCTGACCGCATGGAAGACAACTGGCGGACACAGGCGCATACCCCTCAACGCGGTGCATGCCTACAAACTCTCGCGCGCCACCAACGGTGACACCGCCGACGAACTGCCTGCGCAAACGGCAAAAACATCGATCCTGATCATTCAGGACGGGCAACAAAAACGTGATTTTTATGAAGACCAGATTGCATCCTGGAATCTCAATGCCAGCATGGCGTTTTGCAGCAATGGCTACCAGGCACTAATGGAAATTACGCGGAGCAAACCGGACATTTTGCTGGCCGACATGCCCATGGATAAGGCGGCGGGCCAGGAACTGATCAACACCATCCTGACTTATCCCGATTTATCCGACATGCACATGGCCGTCGTGTCGAACATAGAACAAGAGTCGCCGGCAAGTTGGGCAGGCCTGTCTGATGGCGTGGTGTTTTTCAGCAATCCGGTCAACCTCGATGAGTTACGCGGCTACTTGCGCGGATGCTGCGCAGGACAGGAGCGCGTGAGGCGCACTGCCGGCAGAGGATGA
- the dnaQ gene encoding DNA polymerase III subunit epsilon → MRQIVLDTETTGLNPRSGDRVIEIGCVEMINRRLTGKNFHCYLNPERDSEEGALAVHGLTTEFLRDKPKFAAVVAELRDYISGAEVIIHNAPFDVGFLDAEFKRLDIPLFNTQVSGVIDTLVQAKEMHPGKRNSLDSLCDRYGVSNAHRTLHGALLDAELLAEVYLAMTRGQNSLSMELDDGDQAGESGVHLELVPLADIVLLPASAEELSEHELALTALDKEIRGTSLWRVAEN, encoded by the coding sequence ATGCGACAAATCGTTCTCGATACCGAGACCACGGGTCTTAATCCCCGTTCCGGCGACCGCGTCATTGAAATCGGCTGCGTTGAAATGATCAATCGCCGGCTGACCGGCAAGAACTTTCACTGCTACCTCAATCCGGAGCGCGATTCCGAAGAAGGCGCGCTGGCGGTACACGGACTGACTACCGAGTTTCTGCGCGATAAACCCAAGTTCGCGGCAGTCGTTGCCGAGCTGCGTGACTACATCAGCGGTGCCGAGGTCATCATTCACAACGCGCCGTTCGACGTCGGTTTTCTGGATGCCGAATTCAAGCGACTCGACATCCCGCTGTTCAATACACAGGTCAGCGGCGTCATCGATACGCTAGTGCAGGCCAAGGAAATGCACCCCGGAAAACGTAACTCGCTGGACTCGCTGTGCGACCGGTATGGCGTATCGAATGCGCATCGCACATTGCACGGTGCGTTACTCGATGCCGAATTGCTGGCCGAGGTGTATCTGGCAATGACACGCGGTCAGAACAGTCTCAGCATGGAACTGGATGACGGCGATCAAGCCGGCGAATCCGGGGTGCATCTTGAACTGGTTCCGCTGGCGGACATTGTTTTGCTGCCGGCCAGCGCAGAGGAGCTGAGCGAACACGAGCTGGCATTGACGGCGCTCGACAAGGAAATCCGTGGTACCTCGCTCTGGCGCGTGGCTGAAAATTGA
- the rnhA gene encoding ribonuclease HI, producing the protein MEKVEIYTDGACKGNPGRGGWGAWLVAGTNEKELFGGERDTTNNRMELKAVIEALTALRRPCDVIVHTDSQYVQKGISEWIHGWKKRGWKTAAREPVKNVDLWQALDLAQQMHQIQWRWVRGHSGHVGNERADTLANRGVDSIR; encoded by the coding sequence ATGGAAAAAGTTGAAATTTATACCGACGGGGCCTGCAAGGGAAATCCCGGTCGAGGTGGCTGGGGAGCCTGGCTGGTGGCCGGGACCAACGAAAAAGAGTTATTCGGTGGCGAGCGCGACACCACCAATAACCGGATGGAATTGAAAGCCGTCATTGAAGCGCTGACGGCGCTACGCCGCCCCTGTGATGTCATCGTGCATACCGATAGCCAGTACGTGCAAAAGGGAATCAGCGAGTGGATTCACGGCTGGAAAAAACGCGGCTGGAAAACTGCCGCGCGCGAACCGGTCAAGAATGTCGACCTGTGGCAAGCGCTGGATCTGGCCCAACAGATGCATCAGATTCAATGGCGCTGGGTGCGCGGCCACTCCGGACACGTCGGCAATGAGCGCGCTGACACGCTGGCCAACCGCGGCGTTGATTCGATCCGCTAA
- a CDS encoding class I SAM-dependent methyltransferase, producing the protein MDHLPSEKCIIALGPWLDSAAGAYVLAWEQSCLDALTADIFGFNAMQIGLPQINALSANRMPNKWLADTHVDLASGTRLAVAIAHDLAELPFASQSLDLVVLPHVLEFSREPHQVLREVERVLRPEGRLIICGFNSASLWGARQMAGRLSGSAFLPRDGEFISMPRLKDWLELLNMEVDQGYFGCYAPPCRTEKWLERFAFMEKIGQRWWPYLGAVYVVHAIKRVKGMHLIGPAWRRPVASSARAVPATNKAHKKK; encoded by the coding sequence ATGGATCACCTACCTTCAGAAAAATGCATTATAGCGCTCGGCCCCTGGCTCGATAGCGCAGCAGGGGCTTACGTGCTGGCCTGGGAGCAATCCTGCCTCGATGCATTGACCGCTGACATTTTCGGCTTCAATGCGATGCAGATCGGCCTGCCGCAAATCAATGCGCTCAGCGCTAACCGGATGCCCAACAAGTGGCTGGCCGATACCCATGTTGATCTGGCGTCAGGTACCCGACTCGCGGTAGCGATTGCCCATGATCTGGCCGAATTGCCCTTTGCGTCACAGAGCCTGGATCTGGTGGTTTTGCCGCACGTGCTGGAGTTTTCGCGCGAACCCCATCAAGTATTACGTGAAGTCGAGCGGGTGCTGCGGCCGGAAGGCAGGCTGATTATTTGCGGTTTCAATTCAGCCAGCCTGTGGGGCGCGCGGCAGATGGCAGGACGATTGAGCGGGTCGGCGTTCCTGCCGCGCGATGGCGAATTTATCAGCATGCCGCGCCTGAAAGACTGGCTCGAACTGCTCAACATGGAGGTCGATCAGGGATATTTCGGCTGTTACGCGCCGCCGTGCCGAACCGAAAAATGGCTGGAGCGGTTCGCGTTCATGGAAAAAATCGGCCAGCGCTGGTGGCCCTACCTGGGCGCGGTGTATGTCGTGCATGCAATCAAGCGGGTCAAGGGTATGCATCTGATCGGTCCGGCATGGCGGCGGCCAGTAGCCAGTTCTGCCCGCGCGGTGCCCGCCACTAACAAAGCACACAAGAAAAAATAA
- the gloB gene encoding hydroxyacylglutathione hydrolase, with translation MATLQVLTIPAFDDNYLWLVHDGVHAAVVDPGDAGPILAALALHQLSLAAILLTHHHADHVGGVPELLRHASVPVYGPRHEKIPTVSHLLEQGDTVVVPELQWQLGVLDVPGHTSGHIAYFAAVEEWLFCGDTLFAGGCGRLFEGTPEQMDASLQKLAGLPGRTSVFCAHEYTMANLRFAQAVEPGNVALQERIVREQDKRDRHIPTVPSTITLERETNPFLRWREAEIRHSLQEAGKLGDDTGIAGFAALRAWKNSYR, from the coding sequence ATGGCGACGTTACAAGTGTTGACGATTCCCGCGTTCGATGACAATTACCTGTGGCTCGTCCATGACGGCGTCCATGCCGCCGTGGTTGACCCCGGCGATGCCGGGCCCATCCTCGCGGCACTGGCGCTCCATCAGTTGTCGCTAGCCGCTATTCTACTGACTCATCACCATGCTGACCATGTTGGCGGTGTGCCCGAACTGCTGCGACATGCCAGCGTGCCGGTCTATGGCCCCCGCCACGAAAAAATTCCCACCGTTAGCCATCTGCTGGAACAAGGCGATACCGTCGTCGTACCGGAATTGCAATGGCAACTTGGTGTGCTCGATGTTCCGGGTCATACAAGCGGCCATATTGCTTACTTCGCCGCGGTCGAGGAATGGCTATTTTGCGGCGACACATTGTTTGCCGGTGGCTGCGGACGCCTGTTCGAAGGGACTCCCGAACAGATGGATGCGTCGCTGCAAAAGCTCGCGGGCCTGCCGGGCCGGACCAGCGTCTTTTGCGCCCACGAATACACCATGGCCAATTTGCGCTTTGCGCAAGCAGTCGAACCGGGCAACGTCGCGTTGCAAGAGCGTATTGTGCGCGAGCAGGACAAGCGCGACCGCCACATCCCGACCGTTCCGTCGACGATCACGCTGGAGCGCGAGACCAACCCGTTTCTGAGATGGCGTGAAGCCGAAATCCGGCACAGCCTGCAAGAAGCCGGCAAGCTGGGGGACGACACCGGCATCGCCGGATTTGCCGCGCTACGTGCCTGGAAAAATAGCTATCGCTGA